The following proteins are co-located in the Oceanimonas sp. GK1 genome:
- the yidC gene encoding membrane protein insertase YidC: MESQRNILVIALLLVSFLIWQQWQTDKAPQPETAQQSTQTSPGDDSFIPESDQAGGEVPAEAPVAASRQLVTIASDTLELTIDTQGGDIVRAALLEHDDELNSDDKFVLLSNGANFVNVAQSGLIGRDGPDGQADGRPVYQTEQREYRLAEGQDSLSVPLTFTNAEGVTFTKTFTLERGRYVVGVNYDINNQSDQPVQTQLYAQLKQSETKPGDDGGSMLMASAYRGPAYSTSETRYSKYDFKDVREANLNQTTEGGWVGMLQHYFVSAWVAPENGENQLYTRFLNNQGQAIIGFKAPVATVAPGAEQSLSAKLWLGPKLQDEMAVVAPNLDLTVDYGWLWFIAQPLFKLLQFLQSFAVNWGLAIILTTFVVRAIMYPLTKAQYTSMAKMRMLQPKLVALRERYGDDRQKMSQGMMELYKKEKVNPLGGCLPILIQMPIFISLYWVLMESVELRHAPFMLWIDDLSVRDPYFVLPILMGASMYVIQKMSPTTITDPMQQKVMQFMPIIFTFFFLWFPAGLTLYWLVSNVVTISQQWYIFRQLEKKGLHSKATS; the protein is encoded by the coding sequence ATGGAATCCCAACGCAACATACTTGTTATTGCGCTGCTGCTGGTGAGCTTTCTCATCTGGCAACAGTGGCAGACGGATAAGGCGCCCCAGCCAGAGACGGCGCAGCAAAGCACCCAGACTAGCCCGGGCGATGACAGCTTTATTCCCGAGTCGGACCAGGCCGGCGGTGAAGTACCTGCCGAGGCCCCCGTGGCGGCCAGCCGCCAGCTGGTGACCATTGCCTCCGACACCCTGGAGCTGACCATCGACACCCAGGGTGGCGATATCGTCCGCGCCGCGCTGCTGGAGCATGACGACGAGCTCAACTCCGACGACAAGTTCGTGCTGCTGAGCAATGGCGCCAACTTCGTCAACGTGGCCCAGAGCGGGCTTATCGGTCGTGACGGCCCCGACGGCCAAGCCGATGGCCGCCCGGTCTACCAGACCGAGCAGCGTGAATACCGTCTGGCCGAAGGCCAGGACAGCCTGAGCGTGCCGCTGACCTTCACCAACGCCGAAGGTGTCACTTTCACCAAAACCTTTACTCTGGAGCGCGGCCGCTACGTGGTGGGTGTCAACTACGACATCAACAACCAAAGCGACCAGCCGGTGCAGACCCAGCTCTACGCCCAGCTCAAGCAGAGCGAGACCAAGCCCGGTGACGATGGCGGCAGCATGCTGATGGCCTCCGCCTACCGCGGCCCGGCCTACTCCACCAGCGAGACCCGCTACAGCAAGTACGACTTCAAGGATGTGCGTGAAGCCAACCTCAACCAGACCACCGAAGGCGGCTGGGTCGGCATGCTGCAGCACTACTTTGTGTCCGCCTGGGTGGCCCCGGAAAATGGCGAGAACCAGCTTTACACCCGCTTCCTGAACAACCAGGGCCAGGCCATCATCGGCTTCAAGGCGCCGGTTGCCACGGTCGCGCCGGGCGCCGAGCAGAGCCTGTCTGCCAAGCTGTGGCTGGGTCCCAAGCTGCAGGATGAAATGGCCGTGGTGGCTCCCAACCTGGATCTGACCGTGGACTACGGCTGGCTGTGGTTCATTGCCCAGCCGCTGTTCAAGCTGTTGCAGTTCCTGCAGAGCTTTGCTGTTAACTGGGGTCTGGCCATTATCCTCACCACCTTCGTGGTGCGCGCCATCATGTACCCGCTGACCAAGGCCCAGTACACCTCCATGGCCAAGATGCGCATGCTGCAGCCCAAGCTGGTGGCCCTGCGCGAGCGCTACGGCGACGACCGCCAGAAGATGTCCCAGGGCATGATGGAGCTGTACAAGAAGGAAAAGGTCAACCCGCTCGGCGGCTGTCTGCCCATCCTCATTCAGATGCCCATCTTTATCTCCCTGTACTGGGTGCTGATGGAATCCGTTGAGCTGCGCCACGCCCCCTTCATGCTGTGGATTGACGATCTGTCGGTGCGCGATCCCTACTTCGTGCTGCCCATTCTGATGGGGGCCAGCATGTACGTGATCCAGAAGATGAGCCCGACCACCATCACCGATCCGATGCAGCAGAAGGTGATGCAGTTCATGCCCATCATCTTTACCTTCTTCTTCCTGTGGTTCCCCGCCGGCCTGACCCTGTACTGGCTGGTGAGCAACGTGGTCACCATCTCCCAGCAGTGGTATATCTTCCGCCAGCTGGAGAAGAAGGGCCTGCACAGCAAGGCCACGTCCTGA
- the mnmE gene encoding tRNA uridine-5-carboxymethylaminomethyl(34) synthesis GTPase MnmE, translating into MPNDTIVAQATAPGRGGVGIIRVSGPQAEAVAQAVLGRVPQVRYADYLPFKDEQGTVLDQGIALLFKGPHSFTGEDVLELQGHGGPVVLDMLVRRILALPGLRPARAGEFSERAFLNDKLDLAQAEAIADLIEASSEQAARSALQSLQGEFSTRVHGLVEALTHLRIYVEAAIDFPDEEVDFLSDGKIAGELYGIMDRLTEVQREARQGAIMREGMKVVIAGRPNAGKSSLLNALAGKESAIVTDIAGTTRDVLREYIHLDGMPLHIIDTAGLREASDAVERIGIERAWAEIEQADRILFMVDGTTTQARHPKDIWPDFVDRLPTHIGLTVVRNKADLTGEPLIVSSDGEHPVYPISARTGEGVEALKEHLKACMGFQGGGEGGFSARQRHLDALHHADQHLIMAREQLEVYMAGELVAEELRLAQEQLSQITGEFTSDDLLGRIFSSFCIGK; encoded by the coding sequence ATGCCCAACGACACCATCGTCGCTCAGGCCACCGCCCCCGGACGCGGCGGCGTCGGCATTATTCGCGTCTCGGGCCCCCAGGCCGAGGCCGTGGCTCAAGCCGTGCTCGGCCGCGTGCCCCAAGTACGTTATGCCGACTACCTGCCGTTCAAAGATGAGCAGGGCACCGTGCTGGACCAGGGCATCGCCCTGCTGTTCAAGGGCCCCCACAGCTTCACCGGCGAAGACGTGCTCGAGCTCCAGGGCCACGGCGGCCCGGTGGTGCTGGACATGCTGGTGCGCCGCATTCTGGCCCTGCCCGGCCTGCGCCCGGCCCGGGCCGGCGAGTTCAGCGAGCGCGCCTTTCTCAACGACAAGCTGGATCTGGCCCAGGCCGAGGCCATTGCCGACTTGATTGAAGCCTCCAGCGAGCAGGCCGCCCGTTCGGCGCTGCAGTCGCTGCAGGGCGAGTTCTCCACCCGGGTACACGGCCTGGTGGAAGCGCTCACTCACCTGCGCATTTACGTGGAAGCGGCCATCGACTTTCCCGACGAGGAAGTGGACTTTCTGTCCGACGGCAAAATTGCCGGCGAGCTCTACGGCATCATGGACCGGCTCACCGAGGTACAGCGGGAAGCCCGCCAGGGCGCCATCATGCGCGAGGGCATGAAGGTGGTGATCGCCGGCCGGCCCAACGCCGGCAAATCCAGCCTGCTTAACGCCCTGGCCGGCAAGGAATCGGCCATCGTCACCGACATCGCCGGCACCACCCGGGACGTGCTGCGGGAATACATTCACCTGGACGGCATGCCCCTGCACATCATCGACACCGCCGGCCTGCGCGAGGCCAGCGACGCGGTGGAACGCATCGGCATCGAGCGGGCCTGGGCCGAAATAGAACAGGCCGACCGCATTCTGTTTATGGTGGACGGCACCACCACCCAGGCGCGGCACCCCAAGGACATCTGGCCCGACTTCGTTGACCGGCTGCCGACCCATATTGGCCTCACCGTGGTGCGCAACAAGGCGGATCTCACTGGCGAGCCGCTCATCGTCAGCAGCGATGGCGAACACCCCGTGTACCCTATCTCCGCCCGCACCGGCGAAGGGGTAGAAGCGCTCAAGGAGCACCTCAAGGCCTGCATGGGCTTTCAGGGCGGCGGCGAAGGCGGCTTCAGCGCCCGCCAGCGCCATCTGGATGCCCTGCACCACGCCGACCAGCACCTGATCATGGCCAGGGAACAACTGGAGGTGTACATGGCCGGCGAGCTGGTGGCGGAGGAGCTGCGCCTGGCCCAGGAGCAGCTCAGCCAGATCACCGGCGAGTTCACCTCCGACGATCTGCTGGGCCGGATTTTCTCGTCGTTCTGCATTGGGAAATAG
- a CDS encoding helix-turn-helix domain-containing protein, with amino-acid sequence MKITSAHQLSAYMKDVRLTQKLSQGKVAGKVGIRQDTVSNFELHPDTTKLETLFKILSALELELTVQPRNTTGADAGNNASAGWKEEW; translated from the coding sequence ATGAAAATCACTAGTGCCCATCAGCTCAGCGCTTACATGAAAGATGTCAGGCTCACCCAGAAGCTTTCCCAGGGTAAGGTGGCCGGCAAAGTGGGGATCCGGCAGGACACGGTTTCCAACTTTGAACTGCACCCGGATACCACCAAACTGGAGACCTTATTCAAGATCCTGTCGGCATTGGAGCTGGAGCTGACGGTTCAGCCACGAAATACCACTGGCGCAGACGCAGGTAACAATGCATCTGCAGGCTGGAAGGAAGAGTGGTAA
- a CDS encoding type II toxin-antitoxin system HipA family toxin, with translation MAALDVYMNGYRVGVFTRTGSGAHHFKYNEAWLRLPGSRPISLSMPLRHQTYQGSEAYNFFDNLLPDTPDVRNRILARYHANSTQPFDLLSKVGADTVGALQLLPQGIPPGDIRKMEYKVLSDKELEKVLTGYQAGAPLGMIEEAKDFRISIAGAQEKTALLLLGDKWCQPRNATPTTHIIKLPIGRIESHSYAIDLSDSVENEYLCTLLAREFGLPVPTCFMMQVGSIKALAVERFDRKYASDGSWLMRLPQEDFCQVLNVPSARKYETHGGPGIAEIMSYLLGSANAEQDRYRFMKAQVLFWLLAATDGHAKNFSVFIESDGRFRLTPFYDILSMYPVFGGRGLHPRDAKLAMGLKGTKGRKYGIEQIFPRHFFQTAKAVGFSQEAMATILAEVAGSVDTAIDKVSKQLPNDFPVHIRDSILEGVKARSARLTPGRD, from the coding sequence ATGGCAGCGCTGGATGTCTACATGAACGGTTACCGGGTGGGCGTTTTCACCCGAACCGGCTCAGGTGCCCATCACTTCAAATACAACGAGGCCTGGCTACGCTTGCCAGGAAGCCGTCCGATATCACTGTCCATGCCACTGCGTCATCAGACGTATCAAGGGAGTGAAGCATACAACTTCTTTGACAACCTGTTACCTGATACGCCTGACGTCAGGAACCGGATCCTTGCCAGATACCACGCAAACTCAACCCAACCTTTCGATTTGCTGTCCAAGGTCGGGGCCGACACTGTGGGTGCCCTGCAACTGTTGCCCCAAGGCATTCCCCCCGGCGATATTCGAAAAATGGAATACAAGGTGTTGTCCGACAAAGAGCTGGAAAAAGTGCTGACCGGCTATCAGGCGGGTGCTCCTCTGGGGATGATCGAGGAAGCAAAAGACTTTCGGATTTCCATCGCCGGTGCCCAGGAGAAAACGGCACTGCTGCTCCTGGGGGATAAATGGTGCCAGCCCCGTAATGCCACACCAACAACCCATATCATCAAGCTGCCTATCGGCAGGATAGAAAGCCACTCATACGCCATTGACCTGTCCGACAGTGTCGAAAACGAGTATCTCTGTACCTTGCTGGCACGAGAGTTTGGATTGCCGGTGCCCACCTGCTTCATGATGCAGGTGGGCAGCATCAAGGCTCTGGCTGTTGAGCGTTTTGACCGTAAATATGCATCGGATGGCAGCTGGCTTATGCGCTTGCCGCAGGAGGACTTTTGCCAGGTACTGAACGTCCCATCGGCACGGAAGTACGAGACTCATGGTGGACCAGGCATTGCAGAGATCATGTCCTACCTGCTGGGCTCGGCCAATGCCGAGCAAGACCGCTATCGGTTCATGAAAGCACAGGTATTGTTTTGGCTGCTGGCCGCAACAGATGGCCATGCCAAGAACTTTTCCGTGTTCATTGAGTCCGATGGCCGCTTTCGCCTGACCCCTTTCTACGACATTCTTTCCATGTACCCGGTGTTTGGTGGCAGAGGTCTTCATCCACGCGATGCCAAACTGGCCATGGGTCTCAAAGGTACGAAAGGCAGGAAGTACGGCATTGAGCAAATCTTTCCAAGACACTTCTTCCAGACAGCCAAAGCAGTAGGCTTTTCTCAGGAGGCTATGGCGACCATTCTGGCGGAAGTAGCAGGCTCGGTTGATACTGCCATCGACAAGGTCAGCAAGCAGTTGCCAAACGACTTCCCCGTTCACATTCGTGATTCAATACTGGAAGGGGTAAAAGCCAGATCTGCCCGGCTGACGCCCGGCAGAGATTGA
- a CDS encoding methyl-accepting chemotaxis protein, producing the protein MIARLSIKTLLTASFGAMLLAVLAFSFYVYLSMQGIQRQMESIVERNISLLQTISNLRYSTVTYRRFALDYGLTTDRREHADILAKINHNDQQVERYLEAMQRQADSPEVRAFIDDFRRRITAYKGMQDDYIGLIDAGNIDAARVKMLTDMLAPFDAIVALLGDTQRLIAAEAEAIKDRESAVIDHISVMVLVLCLLLAAFMLTMGIIINRRIRLPLARLNAQMEKVKNGRLGDRLDRRHFSRDELGKAAGDFIDMQAGIHDLVQEISTSLDRLGGATVQLRQMSAESSGALDDQQQEIARIADAMHQLETTFRDVALNTQNAAGAAREAADQTEQSNRVVLQSTRQVEMAAREIGQAGALALALKQDSARIGVVSRVISDIAEQTNLLALNAAIEAARAGESGRGFAVVAEEVRNLAQRTQQSIAEINQTISSLQQQAQAVTQAMDNSQQIIEGGVQEARHAADSIQQISEAVARMTAMNMQIATATEQQSAVAAELNGSLAGINRMSDQVAGSARHTSSASQELESLAGNLHRLVQKFSLAGH; encoded by the coding sequence ATGATCGCGCGTTTATCCATCAAGACACTGCTTACCGCCTCGTTTGGCGCCATGCTGCTGGCGGTTCTGGCCTTCAGCTTTTATGTCTACCTGTCCATGCAGGGCATACAGCGGCAGATGGAAAGCATAGTAGAACGCAACATCAGCCTGCTGCAGACCATTTCCAACCTGCGTTACAGCACCGTCACCTACCGCCGTTTCGCCCTCGACTACGGCCTCACCACCGACCGGCGCGAGCACGCCGACATCCTGGCCAAGATCAACCACAACGATCAGCAGGTGGAGCGTTACCTGGAGGCCATGCAGCGCCAGGCCGACAGCCCCGAGGTGCGCGCCTTTATCGACGATTTCCGCCGCCGCATCACCGCCTACAAGGGCATGCAGGACGATTACATCGGGCTGATCGACGCGGGCAACATAGACGCGGCCCGGGTCAAGATGCTGACCGACATGCTGGCGCCCTTCGATGCCATCGTCGCCCTGCTCGGCGACACCCAGCGGCTGATCGCCGCCGAGGCGGAGGCCATCAAGGACAGGGAATCGGCGGTGATCGACCACATCAGCGTCATGGTGCTGGTGCTGTGCCTGCTGCTCGCCGCCTTTATGCTGACCATGGGCATCATCATTAACCGCCGGATCCGCCTGCCCCTGGCGCGGCTCAACGCCCAGATGGAAAAGGTGAAGAACGGCCGGCTCGGCGACCGGCTCGATCGCCGTCACTTCTCCCGGGATGAGCTGGGCAAGGCCGCCGGCGACTTTATCGACATGCAGGCCGGCATTCACGATCTGGTGCAGGAAATTTCCACCAGCCTCGACCGCCTGGGCGGCGCCACCGTACAACTGCGCCAGATGTCGGCCGAGTCTTCCGGCGCCCTGGATGACCAGCAGCAGGAAATCGCCCGTATCGCCGACGCCATGCACCAGCTCGAAACCACCTTCCGCGACGTGGCGCTCAATACCCAGAATGCGGCCGGTGCGGCCCGCGAGGCGGCGGATCAAACCGAGCAGAGCAACCGGGTGGTGCTGCAGTCAACCCGCCAGGTGGAAATGGCCGCCCGGGAAATCGGCCAGGCCGGCGCCCTGGCACTGGCGCTGAAGCAGGACAGCGCCCGCATCGGCGTGGTGTCCCGGGTTATCAGCGACATTGCCGAGCAGACCAACCTGCTGGCGCTCAACGCCGCCATCGAGGCGGCCCGCGCCGGGGAGTCGGGCCGGGGCTTTGCGGTGGTGGCGGAGGAAGTGCGTAACCTGGCCCAGCGCACCCAGCAGTCGATCGCGGAGATCAACCAGACCATCAGCAGCCTGCAGCAGCAGGCACAAGCCGTGACCCAGGCCATGGACAACAGTCAGCAGATTATCGAGGGGGGAGTACAGGAAGCCCGCCACGCGGCGGACTCCATTCAGCAGATCAGCGAGGCGGTGGCGCGAATGACGGCGATGAACATGCAGATCGCCACCGCCACCGAGCAGCAGAGTGCGGTTGCGGCGGAGCTCAACGGCAGCCTGGCCGGCATCAACCGCATGTCGGACCAGGTCGCCGGCAGCGCCCGCCATACCTCGTCCGCCTCTCAGGAGCTGGAATCCCTGGCCGGCAACCTGCACCGGCTGGTGCAGAAATTCAGCCTGGCCGGGCACTGA
- a CDS encoding alkene reductase — translation MSAHQSLFEPCVLNASLTLANRIVMAPLTRCMAGPGLVPTQAMADYYGRRADAGLIISEATIIRPDGQGYPDTPGIYTQAQIEGWKRVTDAVHAEGGKIFLQLWHVGRLAHSHFSGEQPVAPSAIAFEGTVPRMRDLSYETPKALAREDIARLVEDYAQAAENAMAAGFDGVEIHGANGYLIDQFLHFDTNHRDDDYGRTPENMSRFALQVVDAVVARVGAERTGLRLTPGAYTHMAADARDREVFDYLLARLNERELAYLHLGIFDDSLTFDFLGGRASEYLRRHYSGTLIGVGGLTPERAGEGLAQGKFDLAAIGRPFIANPDYVRRVQQAEPLVDYHQDMLAELV, via the coding sequence ATGTCTGCTCATCAATCCTTGTTCGAACCCTGTGTACTGAACGCCAGCCTGACCCTGGCCAACCGCATCGTCATGGCGCCGCTGACTCGCTGTATGGCCGGCCCCGGCCTGGTGCCGACCCAGGCCATGGCCGATTACTACGGTCGCCGGGCCGACGCTGGCCTGATCATCAGCGAGGCCACCATTATTCGGCCCGATGGCCAGGGTTATCCGGACACCCCTGGCATCTACACCCAGGCGCAGATCGAGGGCTGGAAAAGGGTGACCGACGCGGTCCATGCTGAGGGCGGAAAAATTTTCCTGCAGTTGTGGCATGTGGGCCGCCTGGCCCATTCCCATTTTTCCGGCGAGCAGCCGGTGGCACCCAGCGCCATCGCCTTTGAGGGCACGGTGCCGCGCATGCGCGATCTGAGCTACGAAACACCCAAGGCACTGGCACGGGAGGATATTGCCCGGCTGGTGGAGGACTACGCTCAGGCGGCGGAAAACGCCATGGCCGCGGGGTTTGACGGGGTGGAAATTCACGGCGCCAACGGTTACCTCATCGATCAGTTCCTGCATTTCGACACCAACCATCGCGACGACGACTACGGCCGGACGCCGGAAAACATGAGCCGCTTCGCGCTGCAGGTGGTCGATGCGGTGGTGGCCCGGGTGGGCGCCGAGCGTACCGGCCTGCGTCTGACGCCGGGCGCCTATACCCACATGGCGGCGGACGCCCGGGACCGGGAGGTGTTCGATTACCTGCTGGCCCGGCTCAACGAGCGGGAGCTGGCCTACCTGCATCTGGGCATTTTTGACGACAGCCTGACCTTCGACTTTCTCGGCGGTCGCGCCAGCGAATATCTGCGCCGCCATTACAGTGGCACCCTGATCGGCGTGGGCGGGCTCACCCCCGAGCGCGCCGGCGAGGGGCTGGCCCAGGGCAAATTCGATCTGGCCGCCATCGGCCGGCCCTTTATCGCCAACCCGGACTATGTGCGCCGGGTGCAGCAGGCCGAGCCGCTGGTGGACTATCACCAGGACATGCTGGCCGAGCTGGTGTAA
- a CDS encoding TetR/AcrR family transcriptional regulator, translating into MRTASFDRDHVLRSAMQAFRHKGFAATTMQDLVAATGLHPGSIYCAFGNKKGLLLAAVDHYVADRQRALEACFEGVSPFTGLQRYLAQVVEETRHCDSMDCLLTKALQELNEQDADIARRLGGLLDDLERWLARSLEQAQQAGEARTDASPEQLARLLIVGIYGLRTYAHQHPAPDCLQETAARLLAALQPAA; encoded by the coding sequence ATGCGCACAGCCAGTTTCGATCGGGACCACGTTTTACGGTCCGCCATGCAGGCCTTTCGTCACAAGGGGTTTGCCGCCACCACCATGCAGGATCTGGTGGCCGCCACCGGGCTGCACCCGGGCAGTATCTACTGCGCCTTCGGCAACAAGAAGGGGCTGCTGCTGGCAGCGGTGGATCATTATGTGGCCGACCGGCAGCGGGCGCTGGAGGCCTGCTTCGAGGGCGTCTCGCCCTTTACCGGCCTGCAGCGCTACCTGGCGCAGGTGGTGGAAGAAACCCGCCACTGCGACTCCATGGACTGCCTGCTGACCAAGGCCCTGCAGGAGCTGAACGAGCAGGACGCCGACATCGCCCGGCGCCTGGGCGGCCTGCTGGACGATCTGGAGCGGTGGCTGGCCCGGTCTCTGGAACAGGCCCAGCAGGCCGGCGAAGCCCGCACCGACGCCAGCCCGGAGCAGCTGGCCCGGCTGCTGATAGTCGGCATCTACGGCCTGCGTACCTACGCCCACCAGCATCCGGCGCCGGATTGCCTGCAGGAAACCGCCGCCCGGCTGCTGGCGGCGCTGCAGCCAGCGGCCTGA
- a CDS encoding metal ABC transporter permease: MMDALLMPLQFAFMTKALLIAALLAVPTALLSCFLVLKGWALMGDAMSHGVFPGVVLAYMAGMPLALGAFGAGMICALGIGFLAANSRIKQDTVMGIVFSGMFGLGLLLYVSISTEVHLDHILFGDMLGVGQRDIIETAAVALLTVLVLIIKWKDFLLHAFDPVQARAVGLKVTWLHYGLLCLLTLTIVAALKSVGILLAIAMLIAPGATALLLTCRFGLMLLWAVLAAVCASLAGVYLSFFIDSAPAPTIVLLMMLQFLLALAVCGRRPGVKGAAGQ; encoded by the coding sequence ATGATGGATGCATTGCTGATGCCCCTGCAGTTCGCCTTTATGACCAAGGCTCTGCTGATTGCGGCCCTGCTCGCGGTGCCGACGGCCTTGCTGTCGTGTTTTCTGGTGCTCAAAGGCTGGGCGCTGATGGGCGACGCCATGAGCCATGGGGTGTTTCCCGGCGTGGTGCTGGCCTATATGGCGGGCATGCCGCTGGCGCTGGGAGCCTTTGGCGCCGGCATGATCTGTGCCCTCGGCATCGGCTTTCTCGCCGCCAACAGCCGCATCAAGCAGGATACCGTGATGGGCATCGTGTTCTCGGGCATGTTCGGGCTGGGCCTGCTGCTTTATGTCAGCATCAGCACCGAGGTGCACCTGGATCATATTCTGTTTGGCGACATGCTGGGAGTGGGCCAGCGGGACATTATTGAAACCGCGGCGGTGGCGCTGCTGACGGTGCTGGTGCTGATCATCAAATGGAAGGATTTTTTGCTGCATGCCTTCGATCCGGTGCAGGCGAGGGCGGTGGGGCTGAAAGTGACCTGGCTGCACTACGGCCTGTTGTGCCTGCTGACCCTGACCATAGTGGCGGCGCTAAAGTCGGTGGGCATTCTGCTGGCCATCGCCATGCTGATTGCCCCCGGCGCCACCGCCCTGCTGCTGACCTGCCGCTTTGGCCTGATGCTGCTGTGGGCGGTGCTGGCGGCGGTGTGCGCCTCCCTGGCCGGCGTGTACCTGTCGTTTTTTATCGACAGTGCCCCGGCACCCACCATAGTGCTGCTGATGATGCTGCAGTTTCTGCTGGCGCTGGCGGTCTGTGGGCGCCGCCCCGGGGTGAAGGGCGCGGCCGGCCAATAA
- a CDS encoding metal ABC transporter permease, producing MAALLEPFGYGYMVNAIWVSALVGGVCAFLSCYLMLKGWSLIGDALSHSIVPGVAGAYLLGLPFSLGAFVAGGLAAGAMLLLRQRSQLKEDVIIGLIFSGFFALGLFMMSLRPMAVNIRTIVLGNILAIDPADMVQLVIIGVVSLAVLLCKWKDLLVVFFDEHHARSVGIHPVRLRLLFFTLLAACTVAAMQTVGAFLVICMVVTPGATAYLLSDRFPVLLLIAVGLGAVTSALGAYASYFLDGATGALIVVLQTLLFLLAFLFAPKYGYLAARRRAAEARGAQ from the coding sequence ATGGCGGCCCTGCTTGAACCCTTTGGTTACGGCTACATGGTCAACGCCATCTGGGTGTCGGCGCTGGTGGGCGGCGTGTGTGCCTTTCTGTCCTGCTACCTGATGCTCAAGGGCTGGTCGCTGATCGGCGATGCCCTGTCTCATTCCATTGTGCCCGGGGTGGCCGGTGCCTACCTGCTGGGGCTGCCGTTTTCCCTCGGCGCCTTTGTGGCGGGCGGGCTGGCTGCCGGCGCCATGCTGCTGCTGCGCCAGCGCAGCCAGCTCAAGGAGGACGTGATCATCGGCCTGATTTTTTCAGGCTTTTTCGCCCTGGGGCTGTTCATGATGTCGCTCAGGCCCATGGCGGTGAATATTCGTACCATAGTGCTCGGCAATATTCTGGCCATCGATCCCGCCGACATGGTGCAGTTGGTGATCATCGGGGTGGTGTCGCTGGCCGTGCTGCTGTGCAAATGGAAGGATTTGCTGGTGGTGTTTTTCGATGAGCACCACGCCCGCTCGGTGGGCATCCATCCCGTTCGCCTCAGGCTGCTGTTCTTTACCCTGCTGGCGGCCTGTACGGTGGCGGCCATGCAGACGGTGGGGGCGTTTCTGGTGATCTGCATGGTGGTCACCCCCGGGGCGACCGCCTACTTGCTGAGTGACCGCTTTCCGGTGCTGCTGCTGATCGCCGTGGGTCTGGGGGCCGTCACCAGCGCCCTGGGGGCTTATGCCAGCTACTTTCTTGACGGGGCCACCGGTGCCCTGATCGTGGTGCTGCAGACCCTGCTCTTTCTGCTGGCCTTTTTATTCGCCCCCAAGTACGGCTACCTGGCCGCCCGCCGGCGCGCAGCCGAGGCCCGGGGGGCACAGTGA
- a CDS encoding manganese/iron ABC transporter ATP-binding protein yields the protein MSTIDTLAATPDGAGMVVQQVTVTYRNGHTALRDASFHLPLGTIAALVGVNGSGKSTLFKAIMGFVRLASGDIRVLGQPVAAALRGNAVAYVPQSEEVDWHFPVRVEDVVMMGRYGHMGLLRRPKAADHQAVARALTRVGMSELRHRQIGELSGGQKKRVFLARALAQDSQVILLDEPFTGVDVNTEDRIITLLRELRDEGRVMLVSTHNLGSVPEFCDRTVLIKGTILAHGTTKDTFNQANLELAFGGVLRHFMLTGHTLPIGVISDDERPLIIEGGRVQSRDSQSKRREDEDGGPA from the coding sequence ATGAGCACCATCGACACCCTGGCGGCCACCCCCGACGGCGCCGGCATGGTGGTGCAGCAGGTCACCGTCACCTACCGCAACGGCCATACCGCCCTGCGCGACGCCAGCTTTCACCTGCCCCTGGGCACCATTGCCGCCCTGGTGGGGGTGAACGGCTCCGGCAAGTCGACCCTGTTCAAGGCCATCATGGGCTTTGTGCGGCTGGCGAGTGGCGATATTCGTGTGCTGGGCCAGCCGGTGGCGGCGGCGCTGCGGGGCAACGCGGTGGCCTATGTGCCTCAGTCCGAGGAGGTGGACTGGCATTTTCCGGTGCGGGTGGAGGATGTGGTGATGATGGGCCGCTACGGCCACATGGGCCTGCTGCGCCGGCCGAAAGCCGCGGATCATCAGGCGGTGGCCCGGGCGCTGACGCGGGTGGGCATGAGTGAGCTGCGTCATCGCCAGATTGGCGAGCTCTCCGGCGGCCAGAAAAAGCGGGTGTTCCTGGCCCGGGCCCTGGCCCAGGACAGCCAGGTCATTCTGCTCGACGAGCCCTTTACCGGGGTGGACGTAAACACCGAGGATCGCATCATTACCTTGCTGCGGGAGCTGCGCGACGAGGGCCGGGTGATGCTGGTCTCCACCCACAACCTGGGCTCGGTGCCCGAGTTTTGCGATCGCACCGTGCTGATTAAGGGCACCATACTGGCCCACGGCACCACCAAAGACACCTTCAATCAGGCCAACCTGGAGCTGGCCTTTGGCGGCGTACTGCGCCATTTCATGCTCACCGGCCATACCCTGCCCATTGGCGTGATCAGCGATGACGAGCGGCCGTTGATCATCGAGGGGGGGCGGGTGCAGAGCCGGGACAGCCAGAGCAAACGCAGGGAGGACGAGGATGGCGGCCCTGCTTGA